In Methanonatronarchaeum sp. AMET-Sl, one genomic interval encodes:
- a CDS encoding tRNA (cytidine(56)-2'-O)-methyltransferase yields MTIKILRMGHRPQRDQRITTHVGLVGRAFGADGMFLTSNDRKVKESIDDVSKRFGGKFTVEIDVNWHKTLKEWSGTIIHLTMYGERLKNKSSSLQSITDDILIVVGAEKVPGQVYNEADYNLSVTNQPHSEIAALSILLDRIHDGYQPNQDFDGEVKVIPSKNGKKVEYLD; encoded by the coding sequence ATGGGGCATAGGCCTCAAAGAGACCAGAGAATCACCACACATGTTGGTTTGGTTGGTAGGGCGTTTGGCGCTGACGGAATGTTTTTAACCTCTAATGACCGAAAGGTAAAGGAAAGTATAGATGACGTCTCCAAACGTTTTGGAGGAAAATTTACCGTTGAAATCGATGTTAATTGGCATAAAACATTGAAAGAGTGGAGCGGGACAATAATACACCTAACTATGTATGGAGAGAGGTTAAAAAATAAATCAAGTAGTCTCCAATCAATAACCGATGACATATTGATCGTTGTAGGTGCTGAGAAAGTACCCGGCCAAGTCTACAATGAAGCCGACTATAACCTATCAGTTACTAACCAACCACACTCCGAGATAGCGGCCTTATCAATCCTTTTAGATAGAATACACGATGGTTATCAACCTAACCAAGATTTTGATGGAGAAGTCAAAGTTATCCCATCCAAAAACGGTAAAAAGGTAGAGTACCTCGATTAA